The Terriglobales bacterium region CCCGGGGGCGGCACCGCCATGTATGACGCGCTGTACGGGGCCTGCCGGGACAAGCTGCTGAAGCTGAACGAACCGTTCGCGGTGCGGCGCGCCATTGTTCTGCTCTCTGACGGCGAGGACAACCAGAGCCGAGTGACCCGCGAAGAGGCTCTGGAGATCTGCCAGCGCGCCGAGGTAGTGATCTACACCATCAGCACCAACATTCTGGGCCGTACGGCCCATGACAAAGTGCTGGAACGCTACGCGGAGGAAACCGGCGGCCGTTCCTTCACGCCCTTCCGCCTGGAGGAGGTGGCCAGCGCCCTGGCCGCCATTCAAGAGGAACTGCGCAGCCAGTACGCCCTCGGCTATTTGCCGGCCAACTTTGTAGCCGACGGGCGCTACCGCGCCATCGAGATCAAGCCCCGTGGCCGCAGCGGCCTGCGGATCCGCGCCCGCAAGGGGTATTACGCGCCGCGCCAGTAGCACTCAGCAATTGGCAGTTGGCATTTAGCCCTCAGGGGGATGGCTATGCCTGCTACTCCGTTCAGGGGCTCAGTGCTAACTGCCAAGGGCTAATTGCTGGCTTTGGTGGCGTAGTAGCCCTGGCGGGCCTGGATCTTGTATCCGTCGGTGGACTTGATCTGGATGCGGCGGAAGCCGCCGTCGCGGGTGGTATTCGAGGGCGTGTAGCCGATAGAGTACTGGCTGCGCAACTCCTGGGCGATCTGGTCGAACGCCTCCTTGAGCTGCTCCATTTTCTTGATTTCGATCATGCGTCCCCCGGTCTGCTCAGCCAGCTTCTCCATGTCCCCCGGACCGGAGTAGGGGTATCCGCCGTAGAAGCCGCGGTCCACGATGAGCAGGACGTAGCAGAGGGTATCGGCTTTCTGGGCCGCTTCGATGGCCTGCTTGATGTCGTAGAAGCTGCCCTCATCCTGGCCATCGGTGAGGATGATGATGGCCTTGCGGCCTACTTCGCTGGCCAGCTTTTCGCGCGAAGCTAGATAGACGGCGTCGAACAGCTTGGTGCCGCCACGCGGCTTGGAGGTGGGCACGGGATTGCCGCCGCCCCCGGGGATGATCACGCCGTCGCCCCCGCCGGTGTTGATGCGCGCTTTCTCGAATCCCTGCCGCAGGCGTGATTTGGAGTTGGTGAAGTCCTGCAGCAGGTCCACGTTGACGTCGAAGGTGACCAGGAAGGCCAGGTCCTTGGAACCGATGACCTCGTTCAAGAAGGCCATGCCGACTCGTTTCTCGGCGTCCAGTATCGAGCGGACGCTGCCGCTGGTATCCATGAGCAGGCCGAGGGTGAGGGGCTGGTCGGACTCTGCCGCGAAATACTTGATGGTCTGCGGGGCGCCTTCTTCAAAGACCTCAAAGCGGTCGCGGGTGAGGTTGGGCACCAAAGCGCCGCGCTTGTCCTTGACGTTGAAGAAGACGTTGACGACCTCGACCTCGACCCGCAGGGTCTGCAAGGCGGAGTCGTCGTTGCGCTTGGCGGAGGGCGCAGCTTGCCCGGGTTCGTCGGCCGCCGCCCATGCGGCCGCAACCAGAAACAACGCCAGACAGCATGATTTGCCCACGCGCAACACTTTAAGCACCCTTTTTTGTTAGTCTAACATCGTAAGATGCGGGAATCCGGGGCAGCGATACAGGCGCTCCAGTGGAGGACGAATCGAGTGAGGGTGGCGCGCAAAGTAGCCGCATGGTCGGTGGCGATGATGCTGGTCTCCGTGCTGGCCGCAGCCCAGAACGTGCCGGACGCGCCCTCCGCCACCCGTCCTCCGCCACAGACCAATCCGTTTCCAGCTCCTGATCCCAACGCACCTAAACGGCCGGCGACCGAACCGCCCCCCGAGGACAGTGCTACGTCCGAGCCACAGCCGGCGCAGGCGCCGGCGGCGCCCTCAGCGGAAATCAAGACGGTGCCCGCGGGCCAAGCTCCGGCCAAAGGCCAGGAAGACGAGTTGACGGTTTTCAGCGTCACAGTCAATTCAGTCTTCGTTCCGGTGACCGTGCGCGACAACTCCGGGCGTTTGGTGGACGGCCTGCAGGCCCGGGACTTTCAGGTTCTCGAAGACGGCGTGCCGCAGCGCATCCGCTTCTTCACCAGCGATCCGTTGCCGCTTTCCACCGCCGTCATCATCGACACCGGCATGCCGGACAAGGCGATGCGCAAGGTAGCCGGGACGCTGGAGGCTCTGGGCGGAGCCTTCAGCCAGTTTGACGAAGTCACGCTCTTCACCTTTGCCAACACGGTGGAACATCGCCTGGACTGGAGCGCGGTGACCGACCAGTTCGTGACCGCCATGAAGCGGGAGAATTACGTGGGACGCACCGGCGGGGTGCCCGTCACCACCGGGCCGATGGCCGCAGGCCCGACGGTGAACGGGGCGCCGTTCGATCCCGGGCGTCCACGCGTAACCGCCATTCGCCGCGAGGCCAAGGTGCTGAACGACGCCATCCTGGCCGCCGCGCTCGACCTGGCCAAGCGCGATCGCAAGCGGCGCAAAATGATCTTCATCATCAGCGACGGCGCGGAGGAAGGCTCTGCCGCCAAGTATGACGACGTGCTCAAGGTGCTGCTGACGAATGAGATCGCCGTATACGCCGTGGCGGTGGATGCGGCCGCCATTCCGGTGTACGGCTCCATCCGCGACGTGCGTTTCCCGGGCATGGGCTGGGGCAACATCCTGCCGCGCTACGCCCTGGCCACCGGCGGCGACGTATTTTCCGAGTTCAACCGGAGTGCCATCGAGACTGCCTACGCGCGCCTGACTACTACCGCCCGCAATCAGTACACGTTGGGTTACCAAACGCCCGGTACCGTGGCGGGCAATTACCGCACCATCGAGGTGCGGGTGATGCGCCCGGACTTGCGGGTGTACGCGCGCGACGGCTACTATCCGCTGCCCCCGCCTCGCCAGCAGAATCCCGGGCAGTAGGTACCAACGGACCGGTACTTTGGTGCTCCCAGGCGCGGACGGGCAGAAACGTGGCATGAGGTAGAATCTGAGCAGCCCCTCCACCCGATGTGGTATAAAACAGCGCCCGGAGTGGCGTCGGAAATCCCCGCGTGCGGCGATCCAGCCCTTCGAGTCGCCCGCGCCCGATGAGGCATAAGTCCTTTGAGCTTTATTAACTTCGCGGCCCGCGAGATCAACTGCAAGATCGTCTACTACGGCGCCGGTTTGGGCGGCAAGACCACCAACCTGCAGGTGATTTACGACAAGACCGGCGACAAGCAGAAGGGCAAGATGATCTCCCTGGCCACGGAGACCGACCGCACCCTGTTCTTCGACTTTCTGCCCCTGGACCTGGGCACGGTGCGCGGCTTCAAGACCCGCTTCCATCTCTATACCGTCCCCGGCCAGGTGTTCTACGACGCCAGCCGCAAGCTCATCCTCAGGGGC contains the following coding sequences:
- a CDS encoding VWA domain-containing protein — its product is MRVARKVAAWSVAMMLVSVLAAAQNVPDAPSATRPPPQTNPFPAPDPNAPKRPATEPPPEDSATSEPQPAQAPAAPSAEIKTVPAGQAPAKGQEDELTVFSVTVNSVFVPVTVRDNSGRLVDGLQARDFQVLEDGVPQRIRFFTSDPLPLSTAVIIDTGMPDKAMRKVAGTLEALGGAFSQFDEVTLFTFANTVEHRLDWSAVTDQFVTAMKRENYVGRTGGVPVTTGPMAAGPTVNGAPFDPGRPRVTAIRREAKVLNDAILAAALDLAKRDRKRRKMIFIISDGAEEGSAAKYDDVLKVLLTNEIAVYAVAVDAAAIPVYGSIRDVRFPGMGWGNILPRYALATGGDVFSEFNRSAIETAYARLTTTARNQYTLGYQTPGTVAGNYRTIEVRVMRPDLRVYARDGYYPLPPPRQQNPGQ
- a CDS encoding VWA domain-containing protein encodes the protein MLKVLRVGKSCCLALFLVAAAWAAADEPGQAAPSAKRNDDSALQTLRVEVEVVNVFFNVKDKRGALVPNLTRDRFEVFEEGAPQTIKYFAAESDQPLTLGLLMDTSGSVRSILDAEKRVGMAFLNEVIGSKDLAFLVTFDVNVDLLQDFTNSKSRLRQGFEKARINTGGGDGVIIPGGGGNPVPTSKPRGGTKLFDAVYLASREKLASEVGRKAIIILTDGQDEGSFYDIKQAIEAAQKADTLCYVLLIVDRGFYGGYPYSGPGDMEKLAEQTGGRMIEIKKMEQLKEAFDQIAQELRSQYSIGYTPSNTTRDGGFRRIQIKSTDGYKIQARQGYYATKASN